A genomic region of Miscanthus floridulus cultivar M001 chromosome 3, ASM1932011v1, whole genome shotgun sequence contains the following coding sequences:
- the LOC136546301 gene encoding probable ethanolamine kinase isoform X2 produces the protein MGSEGRAWNGAGVAAGSGGVEAKAITAAVSAAEVPRLAVSVDISLPLPEMSPDIIFLCKELVIGWCKFDSSRFSIETVSGGITNLLLKVSVKEDNGDESSVTVRLYGPNTDLVIDRKRELQAIPYLSAAGFGARLLGIFENGVVQSFIYARTLSPADMRDPKIAAEIAKELRKFHQVDMPGSKKPQLWNDIFKFLKKAAALKFEDNEQQKTYENISFREIQDEVQELKDLLDILNAPVVYAHNDLLSGNLMLNDLEGKLYFIDFEYGSYSYRGYDIANHFNEYAGFDCDYNLYPDKDAQYHFFRNYLRPDRPSEAQDMEVLYVETNTFRLASHIYWALWALIQAKVSPIDFDYLGYFFLRYGEYKKQRESCFSLAQSFLSELRNG, from the exons ATGGGATCGGAGGGACGGGCCTGGAACGGAGCGGGCGTGGccgccggcagcggcggcgtAGAGGCGAAAGCGATCACCGCGGCTGTGTCGGCCGCGGAGGTTCCCAGGTTGGCGGTCTCCGTCGACATCTCGCTGCCGCTCCCGGAGATGTCGCCTGACATCAT ATTTCTCTGCAAGGAATTGGTCATTGGGTGGTGTAAGTTTGACAGCTCGCGCTTCTCCATCGAGACCGTGTCTGGAGGCATCACCAATCTAT TGCTCAAGGTTTCTGTCAAAGAAGACAACGGCGATGAGTCTTCTGTTACTGTCCGGTTGTATGGACCAAATACGGACTTGGTGATTGATCGGAAAAGGGAATTGCAG GCGATACCGTATCTCTCAGCTGCAGGGTTCGGGGCTCGGCTACTTGGAATATTTGAGAATGGAGTAGTTCAGTCATTCATCTATGCTCGAACACTGTCACCTGCAG ACATGAGAGATCCTAAAATAGCAGCTGAAATTGCCAAGGAGCTACGCAAATTCCATCAAGTAGAcatgccagggtctaaaaaaccGCAATTGTGGAATGATATATTCAAGTTTTTGAAGAAAG CTGCAGCATTGAAGTTTGAGGATAACGAGCAGCAGAAGACATATGAAAATATTTCATTTAGAGAAATACAAGACGAAGTTCAAGAACTTAAG GATCTCTTGGACATTCTGAATGCGCCTGTGGTTTATGCACACAATGACTTGCTTTCAGGAAATCTGATGCTCAATGATTTGGAAG GGAAGCTATATTTTATTGATTTTGAGTATGGGTCATACAGCTACCGTGGTTATGACATTGCAAATCATTTCAATGAGTATGCAGGATTTGATTGTGACTATAATTT GTACCCAGATAAAGATGCCCAGTATCACTTCTTCAGGAATTATCTACGCCCTGATAGACCTAGTGAG GCACAAGATATGGAAGTGCTTTATGTGGAAACAAACACTTTCAGACTAGCATCGCACATTTACTGGGCATTATGGGCCCTTATTCAG GCAAAGGTATCCCCAATTGACTTTGACTATCTTGGATACTTCTTCCTACGGTACGGTGAGTACAAAAAACAGAGGGAGTCCTGcttctccttggcacaaagcttcCTCTCCGAGCTAAGGAATGGCTAG
- the LOC136546301 gene encoding probable ethanolamine kinase isoform X1 → MGSEGRAWNGAGVAAGSGGVEAKAITAAVSAAEVPRLAVSVDISLPLPEMSPDIIFLCKELVIGWCKFDSSRFSIETVSGGITNLLLKVSVKEDNGDESSVTVRLYGPNTDLVIDRKRELQAIPYLSAAGFGARLLGIFENGVVQSFIYARTLSPADMRDPKIAAEIAKELRKFHQVDMPGSKKPQLWNDIFKFLKKAAALKFEDNEQQKTYENISFREIQDEVQELKDLLDILNAPVVYAHNDLLSGNLMLNDLEGKLYFIDFEYGSYSYRGYDIANHFNEYAGFDCDYNLYPDKDAQYHFFRNYLRPDRPSEAQAQDMEVLYVETNTFRLASHIYWALWALIQAKVSPIDFDYLGYFFLRYGEYKKQRESCFSLAQSFLSELRNG, encoded by the exons ATGGGATCGGAGGGACGGGCCTGGAACGGAGCGGGCGTGGccgccggcagcggcggcgtAGAGGCGAAAGCGATCACCGCGGCTGTGTCGGCCGCGGAGGTTCCCAGGTTGGCGGTCTCCGTCGACATCTCGCTGCCGCTCCCGGAGATGTCGCCTGACATCAT ATTTCTCTGCAAGGAATTGGTCATTGGGTGGTGTAAGTTTGACAGCTCGCGCTTCTCCATCGAGACCGTGTCTGGAGGCATCACCAATCTAT TGCTCAAGGTTTCTGTCAAAGAAGACAACGGCGATGAGTCTTCTGTTACTGTCCGGTTGTATGGACCAAATACGGACTTGGTGATTGATCGGAAAAGGGAATTGCAG GCGATACCGTATCTCTCAGCTGCAGGGTTCGGGGCTCGGCTACTTGGAATATTTGAGAATGGAGTAGTTCAGTCATTCATCTATGCTCGAACACTGTCACCTGCAG ACATGAGAGATCCTAAAATAGCAGCTGAAATTGCCAAGGAGCTACGCAAATTCCATCAAGTAGAcatgccagggtctaaaaaaccGCAATTGTGGAATGATATATTCAAGTTTTTGAAGAAAG CTGCAGCATTGAAGTTTGAGGATAACGAGCAGCAGAAGACATATGAAAATATTTCATTTAGAGAAATACAAGACGAAGTTCAAGAACTTAAG GATCTCTTGGACATTCTGAATGCGCCTGTGGTTTATGCACACAATGACTTGCTTTCAGGAAATCTGATGCTCAATGATTTGGAAG GGAAGCTATATTTTATTGATTTTGAGTATGGGTCATACAGCTACCGTGGTTATGACATTGCAAATCATTTCAATGAGTATGCAGGATTTGATTGTGACTATAATTT GTACCCAGATAAAGATGCCCAGTATCACTTCTTCAGGAATTATCTACGCCCTGATAGACCTAGTGAG GCGCAGGCACAAGATATGGAAGTGCTTTATGTGGAAACAAACACTTTCAGACTAGCATCGCACATTTACTGGGCATTATGGGCCCTTATTCAG GCAAAGGTATCCCCAATTGACTTTGACTATCTTGGATACTTCTTCCTACGGTACGGTGAGTACAAAAAACAGAGGGAGTCCTGcttctccttggcacaaagcttcCTCTCCGAGCTAAGGAATGGCTAG